In Campylobacter sp. MIT 12-8780, the genomic stretch CCACGATGAATACTCTTATAGCAAGCTAAAAGATGCAAGCACACAGCTTGAATTTACAAACTATATGAAAACGAAGCTTGAAGAGATAGCCAAGCGCTTTCCGGATATACAAACAAATGGTATTTTAGCGGATTTAGAAGCATATAATCAAGCATGGAATGATCTTTCTTCAGCTCCAAATGATGGTGCGGTTAAAGAAAATTTAGTCAAAGTTGCTCAAAGTTTTACAGAGCATTTAAATAGCACTTATAAAGATATGCTTAAGATCGAGCAAACCATAAATGATGAGATTAAACTTACGGTTGATGAGATTAATTCTATAGGCGAAGAAATCGCTAATATCAACAAGCAAATCGCCAAACAAGAAGTGCTTGATACAGATCACGCAAACGAACTTAGAGACAAGCGAGATGAACTTGAACTTACACTTTCAAAACTTGTTGATGGTGTGGCAACGAAGACGATTATGGGACAAAGCAGCCAGCTTGAATCAACCATGACAGATGGGGGCAAATACTATAATCTTACCTTGCACGGACATGTGATCGTAAATGGCTCAAATTTCGTTCCATTGAAAATCATCACAGATGAAGTTAGCGGAAGTCATAAAATCGTCTATGAAACAACTGATGAAAGGATTACTGATCTTACGACAAGAATTTCAGGCGGTAAGCTAGGCGCACAGCTTGAGCTTCGAGGAAGAACTTATATCAAAGATGAGCAACGTTATGATGGTGGTATGATTCAAGAATATAAAGATATGATGAATACTTTCACAAAAACACTCATTACACAAACAAATAATATCTACGCTTCATCAGCAAAAAGTTCTCTAAGCTCAGATACCCTGCCTCATCTTGATAATAATACAAGTTTAATAAGTTATGATAAAAACATACAAATAGGCACTTTTGATTTGGTGTTGTATGATGATAAGGGCAATAAAGTCAATACTAAAACTATTACCATAGATGTTAATACAACTATGCAAGATATTGTCAATCAAATCAATTCAAACACCGATGATAATGCAAATAACAATGGACTTGATGATATAGATGATTATCTAAGAGCGACTTTTAATTATGATACTCGAAGCGAATCTGGACTTTTTCAAATCAATCTTATCAATCCAAACTATAAAATCGCCATAGAAGATAAAGGCACAAATTTCAGTGGCTCTTTAAATATAGGTGGTTTTTTCAGTGGCTCAAGCGCAAGTGATATTCGTGTAAAAACAGAATACCTAAGCGATCCAAGCAAGCTTAGAGCAAGCTATAATGGTGCTGATGGGGGCAATGAAGTAGCAAATGCCTTACAACAACTTCAGTATGATGAGGTAAATTTTTACAATGAAGATGGCACTATAGTCAAAAAGTCTTTGGACGGATACTACCGCCTTTTTACAGGAAAAATCGCAACTGATGGCGAGACAAACAACAACACTCACGCTACAAATACGACTTTGTATAATTCTGTGTATGAAGAATTTCAGTCTTTAAATGGCGTTAATACAAACGAAGAATTAGCAGCTCTTATTCAATATCAAGCAAGCTATGGAGCGGCTTCAAAAGTCGTTACTACCGTCGATCAAATGCTTGATACCTTGCTTGGACTTAAGTCATAAGTGCTTGCTTTAAAGAAAAGGCTAGAACACTTTGCGCGTGAGAAAAACACGCTTGAAGCTCTAGCTCTTGCTCCTGATCCTTTGCAGATTGCTAAAGTTCATCAAGATGAGCTTATAAGTCTTATCTGTGCTTTATTTGCGTATGGCAATGCTAAAAATATAGTGAATTTCTTGCAAAAACTTGATTTTTCCGTGCTAAAACTTGATGAAAAGGCGATAAAAAGCTATTTTTCACAAGCTA encodes the following:
- the flgK gene encoding flagellar hook-associated protein FlgK, yielding MSIFATLNKGVTGLKASEIQIATAGNNISNTNSTFYTRQRVIQTTAGHYNVQGGLEIGMGTNVETIVRLHDEYSYSKLKDASTQLEFTNYMKTKLEEIAKRFPDIQTNGILADLEAYNQAWNDLSSAPNDGAVKENLVKVAQSFTEHLNSTYKDMLKIEQTINDEIKLTVDEINSIGEEIANINKQIAKQEVLDTDHANELRDKRDELELTLSKLVDGVATKTIMGQSSQLESTMTDGGKYYNLTLHGHVIVNGSNFVPLKIITDEVSGSHKIVYETTDERITDLTTRISGGKLGAQLELRGRTYIKDEQRYDGGMIQEYKDMMNTFTKTLITQTNNIYASSAKSSLSSDTLPHLDNNTSLISYDKNIQIGTFDLVLYDDKGNKVNTKTITIDVNTTMQDIVNQINSNTDDNANNNGLDDIDDYLRATFNYDTRSESGLFQINLINPNYKIAIEDKGTNFSGSLNIGGFFSGSSASDIRVKTEYLSDPSKLRASYNGADGGNEVANALQQLQYDEVNFYNEDGTIVKKSLDGYYRLFTGKIATDGETNNNTHATNTTLYNSVYEEFQSLNGVNTNEELAALIQYQASYGAASKVVTTVDQMLDTLLGLKS